In one Cloacibacillus porcorum genomic region, the following are encoded:
- a CDS encoding RsmE family RNA methyltransferase, which translates to MSLPRLRLERCTFDNGLWHIDAEEAHHLIRVRRCYTGSLVEGLLDGEKIELKLECRGDSVTAREISRVREDIGLPRVELLLGLLKNDQLDDALRFCAETGVCAVHLLICERSVPRYEGTKLADKMTRWRKILDEATKQAGAATPPVLHEPRPFAAMDFETLPDQRLAALLAPDTKRLREIEIAPHLAVAIGPEGDWAPRESETLLAKGFVPVSLGRRIMRASTAVAAACAATAILCRDTK; encoded by the coding sequence GTGTCGCTGCCAAGGCTGAGGCTTGAGCGCTGCACCTTCGATAACGGCCTGTGGCATATAGACGCGGAGGAGGCGCACCATCTCATCCGCGTCCGCCGCTGTTATACCGGCTCTCTCGTCGAGGGGCTGCTGGACGGTGAAAAGATTGAATTAAAGCTCGAATGCCGCGGCGATTCCGTCACCGCGCGCGAGATATCGCGGGTGCGGGAGGATATCGGCCTTCCCCGGGTCGAGCTGCTGCTTGGCCTGCTGAAGAACGACCAGCTGGACGACGCGCTGCGTTTCTGCGCCGAGACGGGAGTCTGCGCGGTACATCTCCTGATCTGCGAAAGAAGCGTTCCTCGCTACGAGGGGACGAAGCTCGCCGACAAGATGACGCGCTGGCGTAAGATACTTGACGAGGCGACCAAGCAGGCGGGAGCGGCGACGCCGCCCGTTCTGCACGAACCGCGGCCCTTTGCCGCGATGGATTTTGAAACGCTTCCCGACCAGCGTCTCGCCGCGCTGCTTGCGCCTGATACGAAGCGGCTGCGCGAGATAGAGATCGCGCCGCACCTGGCGGTCGCCATCGGGCCGGAGGGGGACTGGGCTCCGCGGGAGAGCGAGACGCTGCTCGCAAAGGGGTTCGTCCCCGTATCGCTAGGCCGCCGCATAATGCGCGCAAGCACCGCCGTCGCCGCCGCCTGTGCCGCCACGGCGATCCTCTGCCGGGATACGAAATAG
- a CDS encoding CidA/LrgA family protein — protein sequence MKYAKQIFIIFLVTMLGELLNFLLPLPVPAGVYGLFILLAALCSGLVKLPDVEDFGGFLLEAMPMMFIPAAVGLLEQFSEIRAIFMPLVLIVVVSTVVVMAATGKAAELVIRAKRERETK from the coding sequence ATGAAATACGCAAAACAGATATTTATCATCTTTCTCGTCACGATGCTTGGCGAACTGCTTAACTTTCTGCTGCCGCTGCCGGTCCCGGCTGGCGTCTACGGACTTTTTATCCTGCTGGCCGCGCTCTGCTCCGGCCTCGTAAAGCTTCCCGACGTCGAGGACTTCGGCGGCTTCCTGCTTGAGGCGATGCCGATGATGTTCATCCCCGCCGCCGTCGGCCTGCTCGAACAGTTCAGCGAGATACGCGCGATCTTCATGCCGCTTGTCCTCATCGTCGTCGTCTCTACCGTCGTGGTGATGGCGGCGACCGGGAAGGCGGCGGAGCTTGTGATCCGGGCGAAGCGGGAGCGTGAAACGAAATGA
- a CDS encoding LrgB family protein → MMEFLSSSSYFGLALSVGAYILGSAVRRRWNYAILNPLLLAIVLIILLLSLCGIPYRSYDRGAKYLSYFLTPATVCLALPLYRQLHLLKKHAAAILCGISAGVAASAASILVMVRCLGLSHTVYVTLLPKSITTAIGMGVSAEAGGIVTITVISIVITGILGNIIAEPVTGLFRITDPVAKGLAIGTSAHAIGTVKALEMGEVEGAMSSLAVAVAGLVTVLVVPFAAGLY, encoded by the coding sequence ATGATGGAGTTCCTCTCCTCCTCGTCATACTTCGGCCTCGCGCTCAGCGTCGGCGCCTATATCCTTGGCTCCGCGGTGCGCAGGCGCTGGAATTACGCCATCCTCAACCCGTTGCTGCTGGCCATCGTCCTCATAATCCTGTTGCTTTCGCTCTGCGGCATCCCCTACAGGAGCTACGACCGCGGCGCGAAATACCTCAGCTACTTTCTTACGCCGGCGACCGTCTGCCTCGCGCTGCCGCTCTACCGTCAGCTGCACCTTCTGAAAAAACACGCGGCTGCGATCCTCTGCGGCATCTCGGCGGGGGTGGCGGCCAGCGCCGCGAGCATTTTGGTCATGGTCCGCTGCCTGGGGCTGAGCCATACCGTCTATGTGACGCTGCTGCCGAAATCGATCACCACGGCGATCGGTATGGGTGTCAGCGCGGAGGCTGGGGGTATCGTCACCATCACCGTGATATCGATCGTCATCACCGGGATACTCGGAAATATCATCGCCGAGCCGGTGACCGGCCTCTTCCGCATAACCGACCCCGTGGCGAAGGGGCTGGCGATCGGCACCAGCGCCCACGCGATCGGCACGGTGAAGGCCCTTGAAATGGGCGAGGTCGAGGGCGCGATGAGCAGCCTCGCGGTGGCGGTGGCCGGTCTGGTCACGGTGCTCGTCGTGCCGTTTGCCGCCGGGCTTTACTAA
- a CDS encoding GntR family transcriptional regulator has translation MGSDVNLSTIIYENIKKDIIEMRREPDTYLLERQVAAEHNTSRTPVREAIKRLMQEGWLVGEDRCRTKISDLNLAACHDVFAVRMMIEHYALTETFSKGEGRALAGKLDVEMKKMASLENDPIAFVRADVGFHSVIVEHIGNALLTKIWRSISDEIIRISIFAMDEQRQPEKIVLEHAKIVDALWNHAPDLLTTLDNHMNHILEGMERCFERRDGEKEAGGSR, from the coding sequence ATGGGCTCAGATGTTAATCTATCCACAATAATCTACGAAAATATCAAAAAAGACATCATTGAGATGCGGCGCGAACCGGACACATACCTTCTGGAGCGACAGGTGGCGGCCGAGCACAATACCAGCAGAACACCGGTACGTGAGGCGATAAAGCGCCTCATGCAGGAAGGCTGGCTCGTCGGCGAGGACCGCTGCCGCACGAAGATAAGCGACCTGAATCTCGCCGCCTGCCATGACGTATTCGCGGTACGCATGATGATAGAACACTACGCTCTGACTGAGACCTTTTCCAAGGGCGAGGGACGCGCTCTGGCGGGAAAGCTAGACGTCGAAATGAAAAAGATGGCGTCGCTGGAGAACGACCCTATCGCCTTCGTCAGGGCCGACGTGGGCTTCCATTCCGTGATCGTCGAACACATCGGCAACGCCCTGCTGACAAAAATCTGGCGCAGCATCTCCGACGAGATCATCCGGATATCAATCTTCGCGATGGACGAGCAGCGCCAGCCGGAGAAGATCGTCCTTGAACACGCGAAGATCGTAGACGCGCTCTGGAACCACGCACCCGACCTTCTGACGACCCTCGACAACCATATGAACCACATACTCGAGGGTATGGAACGCTGCTTTGAGCGGAGAGACGGTGAGAAGGAGGCCGGCGGTTCCCGTTAA
- a CDS encoding lactate racemase domain-containing protein yields the protein MNFSPIGYNVKNTGVPSIQMREVRQSFDDSKIGDIGEHLTAALAALPLPPLEGRRIAVTAGSRGIAKITTVTKLIVDFLKDRGANVFIVPAMGSHGGGTAEGQKKVLEEYSITEESMGVPIVSDMSTLFIGETKSGVKIACGGAAFAADHIVVVNRVKAHSDFKAEYESGLCKMMMVGLGKHVGAATVHKAGSDSFGRLLPEAAEVFIGTGKILFGVALVENADKELAVAECILPRDIIKREKELLVIAKERQSNLYIGGADLLLVDEIGKNISGAGMDPNVTGRPPTGAAGFPAPPAKQIAVLGITPCSGGNAIGIGMSDIISLELARSIEFSSTYTNALTAGVIAAGRIPMIANSEADVILFSMMTLGRSTAEELKIIHIKNTSELKMIEVSENMVNEIEEKRGRINIAEGISPLFLKKTDKIRRLL from the coding sequence ATGAATTTCAGTCCTATCGGATATAATGTGAAAAATACCGGCGTGCCCTCCATCCAGATGCGCGAGGTGAGGCAGTCCTTCGACGACTCAAAGATCGGCGATATCGGGGAACACCTGACCGCCGCGCTGGCGGCGCTGCCGCTTCCGCCGCTTGAGGGCAGGAGGATCGCCGTCACCGCCGGCAGCCGGGGGATCGCTAAAATCACGACGGTCACGAAACTGATCGTTGATTTTCTTAAAGACCGCGGCGCCAACGTATTTATCGTCCCGGCGATGGGAAGCCACGGAGGCGGCACCGCGGAGGGACAGAAAAAGGTCCTCGAAGAATATTCCATCACCGAGGAGAGCATGGGAGTCCCCATCGTCTCCGATATGTCGACGCTCTTCATCGGCGAGACAAAGAGCGGCGTGAAGATCGCCTGCGGCGGCGCGGCCTTCGCCGCGGACCATATAGTCGTCGTCAACCGGGTCAAGGCCCATTCCGATTTCAAGGCGGAATACGAAAGCGGCCTCTGCAAGATGATGATGGTCGGCCTCGGCAAACATGTCGGAGCCGCGACCGTACATAAGGCCGGCTCGGACAGCTTCGGACGCCTTCTGCCCGAGGCCGCGGAGGTCTTTATCGGCACGGGGAAGATCTTGTTCGGCGTCGCGCTGGTGGAGAACGCTGACAAAGAGCTGGCGGTCGCAGAATGTATTTTGCCGCGTGATATTATAAAGCGGGAAAAAGAGCTGCTGGTTATAGCTAAGGAACGGCAGTCAAATCTTTATATAGGCGGGGCCGACCTTCTGCTCGTGGACGAGATCGGCAAAAACATCAGCGGCGCAGGTATGGACCCCAACGTTACGGGACGTCCGCCGACGGGAGCCGCTGGCTTTCCCGCGCCGCCCGCGAAACAGATCGCCGTCCTCGGCATCACGCCCTGCTCCGGCGGCAACGCAATCGGCATCGGCATGTCGGATATAATATCCTTGGAGCTGGCCCGGTCGATAGAATTTTCTTCGACCTATACGAACGCCCTCACCGCCGGCGTCATCGCCGCGGGGCGGATACCGATGATTGCTAACAGCGAGGCCGACGTCATTCTCTTTTCGATGATGACCCTTGGTAGGAGCACAGCGGAAGAGTTGAAGATAATACATATCAAGAATACCTCCGAATTGAAAATGATAGAGGTATCGGAGAATATGGTGAATGAAATAGAGGAAAAAAGAGGTAGAATAAATATAGCGGAGGGCATAAGTCCCTTATTTCTTAAGAAAACAGATAAAATAAGACGACTGCTGTAG
- a CDS encoding C-terminal binding protein, which translates to MQNSKYLVGIYSMFNRNGDWEMEKPILQPYGFDAVVIDEQDKEGLWNVLDKLDALLIANNDLSVDEVAKMKKCKIISRQGIGLDNIPVKYAEDNGIMVCNVPDCSTPEVAEHAAALMLTVARKIPYYNDKIKIERIWNHTSFELRPLREMTVFLVGFGKIARLTATHIKPLFGRVIAYDPYADRKAAAELGVEIVESLEEGLRQADIVSLHLPLTEDSRHMINRETLAMMKSDAYLINLARGPHVDRDALEEALNNGVIAGAALDVIEYELDVEKGDFSHPLFSNPKVIFTPHTGWYSTGSNRKARTVAAQEIVDYINGDKLIGQSNSPANPRKF; encoded by the coding sequence ATGCAAAATTCAAAATATCTTGTTGGTATCTACAGTATGTTCAACAGAAACGGCGACTGGGAGATGGAAAAGCCGATCCTCCAGCCCTATGGGTTCGACGCCGTCGTCATCGACGAACAGGATAAAGAGGGACTGTGGAACGTCCTGGACAAGCTCGACGCGCTTCTCATCGCCAACAACGACCTCTCAGTCGATGAGGTCGCGAAGATGAAGAAATGCAAGATCATCTCACGCCAGGGGATCGGCCTCGACAACATCCCCGTGAAATATGCCGAAGATAACGGCATCATGGTCTGCAACGTCCCCGACTGCAGCACGCCGGAGGTGGCGGAGCACGCCGCCGCCCTGATGCTGACGGTGGCGCGCAAGATCCCCTATTACAACGACAAGATCAAGATCGAAAGAATATGGAACCACACGAGCTTTGAGCTGAGACCCCTGCGTGAAATGACGGTCTTTCTCGTCGGCTTCGGAAAGATAGCGCGCCTCACTGCCACGCATATAAAGCCGCTGTTCGGCAGGGTCATCGCCTACGACCCCTACGCCGACAGGAAGGCCGCCGCCGAACTGGGCGTCGAAATAGTAGAGAGCCTCGAAGAGGGGCTGCGCCAGGCGGACATCGTGAGCCTCCACCTGCCGCTGACGGAGGATTCACGGCATATGATCAACAGGGAGACCCTCGCGATGATGAAGAGCGACGCCTATCTGATCAACCTCGCGCGCGGCCCCCATGTGGACCGGGACGCCCTGGAAGAGGCGCTGAACAACGGCGTGATCGCCGGCGCGGCGCTTGACGTCATCGAATATGAACTCGACGTGGAAAAGGGAGACTTTTCCCATCCGCTCTTCTCCAACCCCAAGGTGATCTTCACCCCCCATACGGGGTGGTACAGCACGGGCTCCAACCGCAAGGCGCGGACTGTCGCCGCGCAGGAGATCGTCGATTACATCAACGGGGATAAGCTTATCGGTCAGTCCAACTCCCCCGCCAATCCACGGAAATTTTAG
- a CDS encoding TRAP transporter large permease yields MVVQVLSFALAILCIMNVPIAICLGAASFLALYMDGSVPLLLLVQRMFTGTDSFTLLAIPLFMIAGRLMEWGGISKRLIDLSMNVVGGMYGGLANVSILACMFFAAISGSAPATVVAIGSIMVPAMIKEGYGKSFSVAILAAAGIIGVIIPPSILFVSYGVSIGASIGKLFIAGIIPGVIMGLSLMLFCYIVSRINGWKSSVKPTFRGFLSSLKKSIWGLLMPIIILGGIYGGIFTPTESAAVACIYSLFVGFFVYKELNIKNTYISFYEAGTTSAMVLLIIATATAMGWILTTEQVPLMIAEALSSLAQSRYSLLLFLNIMLLVTGCLMEPNAAIIILGPIFLPLLQQANIDLIHFGVVMVVNMAIGMLTPPLGVNLFVAQSLQKDIPIKSIISAVTPMIIVLLVNLMLFTYIPAISTVLLKYFA; encoded by the coding sequence ATGGTCGTACAGGTACTCTCCTTCGCCCTGGCGATACTCTGCATCATGAACGTTCCTATCGCCATCTGTCTCGGCGCGGCCTCCTTCCTCGCCCTCTATATGGACGGCAGCGTGCCGCTGCTTCTGCTGGTGCAGAGAATGTTCACCGGCACCGACTCCTTCACACTTTTGGCGATCCCCCTGTTTATGATCGCCGGAAGGCTCATGGAATGGGGCGGAATATCAAAGAGGCTGATAGACCTCTCGATGAATGTCGTGGGCGGCATGTACGGCGGACTGGCAAACGTCTCGATCCTCGCCTGCATGTTTTTTGCCGCCATCTCCGGCTCCGCGCCGGCGACGGTGGTGGCGATAGGCTCAATCATGGTACCGGCGATGATTAAAGAGGGTTACGGGAAGTCCTTCTCCGTCGCAATCCTGGCCGCCGCGGGAATAATCGGCGTCATCATCCCCCCGAGTATCCTTTTCGTCTCATACGGGGTCTCCATCGGCGCCTCCATCGGCAAGCTCTTCATCGCGGGCATCATCCCCGGCGTCATAATGGGACTCTCCCTGATGCTGTTCTGCTATATAGTGTCGAGGATAAACGGCTGGAAGAGCAGCGTGAAGCCCACCTTCCGCGGATTCCTCTCCTCTTTGAAAAAGTCGATCTGGGGCCTTCTCATGCCGATAATTATTCTCGGCGGTATCTACGGCGGGATATTCACCCCCACGGAGTCGGCCGCCGTAGCCTGTATCTACAGCCTCTTCGTCGGCTTCTTCGTCTACAAAGAGCTCAATATAAAAAATACCTATATCAGCTTCTACGAGGCCGGTACCACCTCGGCGATGGTACTGCTCATCATCGCCACCGCGACGGCGATGGGCTGGATACTGACCACCGAGCAGGTGCCCCTGATGATCGCCGAGGCGCTCTCCAGCCTGGCGCAGAGCCGCTATTCACTGCTGCTCTTCCTGAATATAATGCTTCTGGTGACTGGGTGCCTGATGGAGCCCAACGCCGCGATCATCATCCTCGGTCCGATATTTCTGCCGCTTTTGCAGCAGGCCAACATCGACCTCATTCATTTCGGGGTCGTGATGGTGGTCAACATGGCGATCGGTATGCTGACGCCTCCGTTGGGGGTCAACCTCTTCGTCGCCCAGAGCCTGCAGAAGGACATTCCCATAAAATCGATCATCTCCGCCGTGACGCCGATGATCATCGTGCTTTTGGTGAACCTGATGCTGTTCACATATATTCCCGCGATATCGACAGTACTTTTAAAGTACTTTGCCTAA
- a CDS encoding TRAP transporter small permease — MDFLRKIDEKLMKIEECIVAVLLFIMTIAIFVAVVERFVIQLGLTWVEEFARYLSVWAAFVGAGLAVKKGAHIGIEAFVQILPKRAQKIDTLAVDIVGILFSVIVTWIGVGFIFKLSAAGTVSPALGVPITWAYAAVPFGCALMAAHYLIKFLVGLSDLISGRGKTETEAV; from the coding sequence ATGGATTTTTTACGAAAGATCGATGAGAAGTTAATGAAGATAGAGGAATGTATCGTGGCTGTATTGCTCTTTATCATGACGATCGCGATATTTGTCGCCGTGGTTGAGCGCTTCGTCATCCAGCTGGGGCTTACGTGGGTCGAAGAGTTTGCCCGTTATCTGAGCGTCTGGGCCGCCTTTGTCGGCGCCGGCCTCGCGGTGAAAAAGGGCGCTCATATCGGCATAGAGGCCTTTGTGCAGATACTCCCCAAAAGGGCGCAGAAGATCGACACCCTCGCCGTCGACATCGTGGGGATTCTCTTTTCCGTGATCGTCACCTGGATAGGGGTCGGTTTCATCTTCAAGCTCTCCGCCGCGGGGACGGTCTCTCCGGCGCTGGGCGTGCCGATCACCTGGGCGTACGCCGCGGTCCCCTTCGGCTGCGCGCTGATGGCGGCGCATTACCTCATAAAGTTCCTGGTAGGCCTCTCTGACCTTATATCGGGGCGCGGCAAAACAGAGACAGAGGCGGTGTAA
- a CDS encoding TRAP transporter substrate-binding protein, with protein MKKITSIFIMITILVLALSVSANAAVEIKLSHSGPTPAVGATNDEGCKAFKKYVEDKSNGEIKVKIFPNNQLGNEREQFEGVQMGTIQMCSISTGTLSTVDKQMLVMDIPYLFANKKAAYSFLDGPMGVQIRDEFGAKTGTVMLAYGENGFRHFTNRVRPIKSPKDIAGLKIRVQENPAHIAMIKSMGATPTPIPFGELYTALSQGVVDGQENPVSLTESSRLHEVQKYLTLDGHFYSPFVLIVNGGIFKKLTPAQQQIVRDGAKAWSERQRVFNTADEKRSLEVMAKDGVQITELSPAELAEFQNVTQAGSLPLIEKEIGKDFLKKVMNAASEAGK; from the coding sequence ATGAAGAAAATTACCAGCATTTTTATTATGATAACGATACTCGTCCTCGCTCTCTCCGTAAGCGCCAACGCGGCGGTCGAAATAAAACTGAGCCACTCGGGACCGACGCCCGCGGTCGGAGCGACCAACGACGAGGGCTGTAAGGCCTTTAAGAAGTATGTCGAAGATAAGTCAAACGGCGAAATAAAGGTAAAGATATTCCCCAACAACCAGCTGGGAAACGAAAGGGAACAGTTTGAAGGCGTGCAGATGGGGACGATACAGATGTGCTCTATCAGCACCGGCACGCTTTCCACAGTGGACAAGCAGATGCTCGTGATGGACATCCCCTATCTCTTCGCCAACAAAAAGGCGGCCTACAGCTTCCTTGACGGCCCGATGGGCGTCCAGATCCGCGATGAATTCGGCGCCAAAACCGGTACGGTGATGCTCGCCTACGGCGAGAACGGCTTCCGCCATTTCACTAACAGGGTCAGGCCGATAAAGTCCCCCAAGGATATCGCGGGACTAAAAATACGCGTCCAGGAAAACCCGGCGCACATCGCGATGATAAAATCGATGGGCGCGACGCCGACGCCGATCCCCTTCGGCGAGCTTTACACCGCGCTCTCCCAGGGCGTCGTCGACGGGCAGGAAAACCCCGTCTCCCTGACGGAGTCCAGCCGCCTCCACGAGGTACAGAAGTACCTGACGCTTGACGGACATTTCTACAGCCCCTTCGTCCTCATCGTCAACGGCGGCATTTTCAAGAAGCTTACACCCGCACAGCAGCAGATCGTCCGAGACGGCGCAAAGGCCTGGAGCGAGAGACAGCGTGTATTCAACACCGCAGACGAAAAGAGATCCCTCGAGGTCATGGCTAAGGACGGCGTGCAGATCACGGAGCTGTCGCCGGCGGAGCTGGCGGAATTCCAGAATGTCACCCAGGCCGGCTCCCTGCCGCTCATAGAGAAGGAGATCGGCAAGGATTTCCTTAAAAAGGTAATGAACGCCGCCTCCGAAGCGGGTAAATAA
- a CDS encoding carbon-nitrogen hydrolase family protein — MKRNREQNKVRVGVVQLAPVLMDAEACLKKGLLYIEEAASKGCELVMFPEAYIPCYPKAITFGSVIGWRTPAGRRDWRRYYDNSVEVGSPIFNALAEAAAKYKVHLAMGCIERERGHGTLYCSMLFFGPDGEYLGRHRKLKPTAGERVVWGEGDASDLTVIDAPFGRYGAVICWENYMPLLRTAMYSKGIEIYLAPTADYRESWLCTARHIAREGGCFVLSANLCYKLSDYSSEIETRVDEADIPAGIINEAGSVTNGGSAIISPFGEYLAGPIYDSEEVLVADLDMNMLAEARIDFDPVGHYARPDIFKLYVNETPLNHVEFYSEKEKDI; from the coding sequence ATGAAGAGAAACCGAGAGCAAAACAAGGTCAGAGTGGGCGTCGTCCAGCTGGCCCCCGTACTGATGGACGCGGAGGCATGCCTGAAGAAGGGCCTGCTTTATATTGAGGAGGCGGCCTCGAAGGGCTGCGAGCTGGTGATGTTTCCCGAGGCGTATATCCCATGTTATCCAAAGGCGATCACCTTCGGCTCCGTGATCGGCTGGCGGACGCCGGCGGGACGCCGCGACTGGCGGCGGTATTACGACAATTCGGTCGAGGTCGGCAGCCCTATTTTCAACGCCCTTGCGGAGGCGGCCGCGAAATATAAGGTCCATCTGGCGATGGGCTGCATCGAGCGCGAGCGCGGACACGGCACCCTCTATTGCTCGATGCTCTTCTTCGGGCCGGACGGCGAATACCTTGGCCGCCACCGCAAGCTGAAGCCGACCGCGGGAGAGCGGGTGGTCTGGGGAGAGGGCGACGCCAGCGACCTCACCGTCATCGACGCCCCCTTCGGACGCTACGGCGCCGTCATCTGCTGGGAAAACTACATGCCGCTGCTGCGCACGGCGATGTACAGCAAAGGCATCGAGATATATCTGGCGCCGACCGCCGATTACCGTGAATCATGGCTCTGCACCGCACGCCACATCGCCCGCGAGGGCGGATGCTTCGTTTTGAGCGCCAACCTCTGCTATAAACTCTCCGACTATTCCAGCGAGATCGAGACCAGGGTCGACGAGGCGGATATTCCCGCCGGCATCATCAACGAGGCCGGTTCGGTTACGAACGGCGGCAGCGCGATCATCAGCCCCTTCGGCGAGTATCTCGCGGGGCCGATATATGATTCGGAAGAGGTGCTCGTCGCTGACCTCGACATGAATATGCTCGCGGAGGCGCGGATAGATTTTGATCCCGTCGGCCATTACGCAAGGCCGGACATCTTCAAACTTTATGTCAACGAAACGCCGCTGAACCACGTCGAGTTTTACTCCGAAAAAGAAAAAGATATCTAA
- a CDS encoding nitrilase-related carbon-nitrogen hydrolase, with translation MEEKKAFRVGLVQIPVVLGDRKKNMETVEDWMKRYYTPGELTTALVLPELWDTGYALDSVEKLADGEAAETTEFLSGLAKRYGCWFTGGSVMAKSGGNYYNRALIVNPHGELVTFYDKVHLVPFITVEDGVFDHGEKPCLFDMDGIKCGSIICYDIRFPEWIRIYALRGAEALFICSQWTRARMDLYRTMIRAHAIENMFYTVAVNNCDYSGDIDFGGGSFVSSPTGDVLTECSGTLDGKFSEIDVTNINQNRQFLKVFEKRLPHLYHDIIK, from the coding sequence TTGGAAGAAAAAAAAGCCTTTAGAGTCGGTTTGGTACAAATTCCCGTCGTTCTGGGAGACAGGAAGAAAAACATGGAGACCGTCGAGGATTGGATGAAAAGGTACTACACCCCCGGCGAACTCACGACGGCTTTGGTCCTTCCCGAGCTGTGGGACACAGGATACGCCCTCGATTCCGTGGAGAAGCTGGCCGACGGCGAGGCCGCGGAGACTACGGAATTTCTCTCCGGCCTGGCAAAGAGATACGGCTGCTGGTTCACCGGCGGCTCCGTGATGGCCAAGAGCGGCGGCAATTATTATAACCGGGCGCTCATCGTCAACCCACATGGAGAGCTGGTCACCTTTTACGACAAGGTACACCTCGTTCCCTTCATCACCGTCGAGGACGGCGTCTTCGACCACGGTGAAAAACCCTGCCTCTTTGATATGGACGGCATCAAATGCGGCAGCATCATCTGCTACGACATCCGTTTCCCCGAATGGATAAGGATATACGCCCTCAGGGGCGCCGAAGCGCTCTTTATCTGCAGCCAGTGGACGCGGGCGCGCATGGATCTTTACAGGACGATGATCAGGGCCCACGCGATCGAAAACATGTTCTATACCGTCGCCGTCAACAACTGTGATTATTCGGGAGATATCGATTTCGGCGGCGGCTCCTTCGTATCTTCGCCGACCGGCGACGTTCTGACGGAGTGCTCGGGAACGCTGGACGGCAAATTCTCCGAGATCGACGTCACCAACATCAATCAAAACCGCCAATTCCTTAAAGTATTTGAAAAGAGACTTCCTCACCTGTACCACGACATCATCAAATAG
- a CDS encoding branched-chain amino acid aminotransferase — MAEIRIEKTAHPKEKPDSGNLSFGKYFTDHMFVMNYEKDKGWFDPRIVPFAPFEISPAAMVLHYAPEVFEGLKAYRRPDGSVQLFRPQENIARMNRSAERMCLPQIDPELFMEALLALVRTDSDWVPAGEDTTLYIRPFLFATDPKLGVHAPSMCTFAIILSPVGPYFPEGVNPVKIFIEKEDVRAVRGGTGFAKCGGNYAGSLRAGERAEANGFAQVLWLDGVEKKYVEEGGGMNIMFKIKDKVVTPALLGTVLPGITRKSVIEMLKSWNIEVEERLVTLEEILTGIKNGDVEEAWCCGTAAVISPIGEFATEDEQYTIGGFKSGPLALKLYHALTDLQFGRTEDSFGWTVRVA, encoded by the coding sequence ATGGCAGAGATCAGAATCGAAAAAACGGCGCATCCCAAGGAAAAGCCGGACAGCGGCAATCTGTCTTTCGGGAAATACTTCACCGACCACATGTTTGTGATGAATTATGAAAAGGACAAGGGCTGGTTTGACCCGCGCATCGTACCGTTCGCGCCCTTTGAGATATCGCCCGCGGCGATGGTCCTTCACTACGCGCCAGAGGTATTCGAGGGGCTGAAGGCCTACAGAAGGCCGGATGGATCGGTGCAGCTCTTCCGCCCGCAGGAAAACATCGCCCGCATGAACAGGTCAGCGGAGCGCATGTGCCTGCCGCAGATAGACCCGGAACTCTTCATGGAGGCACTGCTGGCTCTTGTCAGGACCGACAGCGATTGGGTGCCGGCCGGTGAGGATACCACCCTTTACATCAGGCCCTTCCTCTTCGCCACCGACCCCAAGCTAGGCGTGCACGCGCCCTCGATGTGTACCTTCGCGATCATCCTCTCGCCCGTCGGCCCCTACTTCCCCGAGGGTGTCAACCCCGTTAAGATATTCATCGAGAAAGAGGACGTGCGCGCGGTACGCGGCGGCACCGGCTTCGCGAAGTGCGGCGGCAACTACGCCGGCTCCCTCCGCGCGGGCGAACGCGCCGAGGCCAACGGCTTCGCCCAGGTGCTCTGGCTCGACGGCGTGGAGAAAAAATATGTCGAAGAGGGCGGCGGCATGAACATCATGTTCAAGATCAAGGACAAGGTCGTGACCCCCGCGCTGCTGGGAACTGTGCTGCCGGGCATCACGAGAAAATCCGTCATTGAGATGCTCAAATCGTGGAACATCGAGGTCGAAGAGCGCCTCGTCACGCTTGAGGAGATCCTCACGGGGATCAAGAACGGCGACGTGGAAGAGGCCTGGTGCTGCGGCACCGCCGCCGTCATCTCGCCTATCGGCGAGTTCGCGACGGAGGACGAACAGTACACCATCGGCGGCTTCAAGAGCGGTCCGCTGGCCCTGAAACTTTATCACGCGCTCACAGACCTGCAGTTCGGCCGCACAGAGGACAGCTTCGGCTGGACGGTGCGCGTCGCGTAG